A single window of Zea mays cultivar B73 chromosome 10, Zm-B73-REFERENCE-NAM-5.0, whole genome shotgun sequence DNA harbors:
- the LOC100193956 gene encoding uncharacterized protein isoform X2, protein MPTARRTRIPAFGEWNHHHHSNGGGAWAPAVMTPSFDFGHAITTPHKAPQTVCTYVRARVIQSKAHNDASACCLSTRRMGSNARRVARACVQQGRRRGAADGVVHAAKLAAAAAAAEPHQGHTQTTRRSKVADSGAYAQAAAAARRSCFALAKPVDDDLYGVPPDMLYGKPPPPGARKDDGWRRILRLLGCSCLS, encoded by the exons ATGCCGACCGCGAGGCGCACGCGCATCCCGGCGTTCGGGGAGtggaaccaccaccaccacagCAACGGCGGCGGCGCGTGGGCGCCGGCGGTCATGACCCCGTCCTTCGACTTCGGCCACGCAATAACAACGCCGCACAAAGCGCCGCAGACGGTATGTACGTACGTACGCGCGCGCGTTATCCAATCCAAAGCCCACAACGATGCGTCGGCTTGCTGCTTATCGACGAGACGAATGGGTAGTAATGCTCGTCGCGTCGCGCGTGCGTGCGTGCAGCAGGGGAGGCGGCGAGGCGCCGCCGACGGTGTCGTCCACGCGGCCAAGCTGGCtgcggctgcggcggcggcggagccTCACCAAGGCCACACGCAGACCACGAGGCGGAGCAAGGTGGCCGACTCCGGAGCCTACGCGCAggccgcggcggcggcgaggaggtCCTGCTTCGCGCTGGCCAAGCCCGTCGACGACGACCTGTACGGAGTCCCTCCCGACATGCTCTACGgaaagccgccgccgccgggagcgAGG AAGGATGATGGCTGGCGGAGGATCCTGCGGCTGCTGGGGTGCTCGTGCTTGAGTTGA
- the LOC100193956 gene encoding uncharacterized protein LOC100193956 isoform 2 (isoform 2 is encoded by transcript variant 2) codes for MPTARRTRIPAFGEWNHHHHSNGGGAWAPAVMTPSFDFGHAITTPHKAPQTQGRRRGAADGVVHAAKLAAAAAAAEPHQGHTQTTRRSKVADSGAYAQAAAAARRSCFALAKPVDDDLYGVPPDMLYGKPPPPGARKDDGWRRILRLLGCSCLS; via the exons ATGCCGACCGCGAGGCGCACGCGCATCCCGGCGTTCGGGGAGtggaaccaccaccaccacagCAACGGCGGCGGCGCGTGGGCGCCGGCGGTCATGACCCCGTCCTTCGACTTCGGCCACGCAATAACAACGCCGCACAAAGCGCCGCAGACG CAGGGGAGGCGGCGAGGCGCCGCCGACGGTGTCGTCCACGCGGCCAAGCTGGCtgcggctgcggcggcggcggagccTCACCAAGGCCACACGCAGACCACGAGGCGGAGCAAGGTGGCCGACTCCGGAGCCTACGCGCAggccgcggcggcggcgaggaggtCCTGCTTCGCGCTGGCCAAGCCCGTCGACGACGACCTGTACGGAGTCCCTCCCGACATGCTCTACGgaaagccgccgccgccgggagcgAGG AAGGATGATGGCTGGCGGAGGATCCTGCGGCTGCTGGGGTGCTCGTGCTTGAGTTGA
- the LOC100193956 gene encoding uncharacterized protein LOC100193956 isoform 1 (isoform 1 is encoded by transcript variant 1), with product MPTARRTRIPAFGEWNHHHHSNGGGAWAPAVMTPSFDFGHAITTPHKAPQTVCTYVRARVIQSKAHNDASACCLSTRRMGSNARRVARACVQQGRRRGAADGVVHAAKLAAAAAAAEPHQGHTQTTRRSKVADSGAYAQAAAAARRSCFALAKPVDDDLYGVPPDMLYGKPPPPGARVRSTYALTLITSHDLFAVHFASGKNEKKCMLP from the coding sequence ATGCCGACCGCGAGGCGCACGCGCATCCCGGCGTTCGGGGAGtggaaccaccaccaccacagCAACGGCGGCGGCGCGTGGGCGCCGGCGGTCATGACCCCGTCCTTCGACTTCGGCCACGCAATAACAACGCCGCACAAAGCGCCGCAGACGGTATGTACGTACGTACGCGCGCGCGTTATCCAATCCAAAGCCCACAACGATGCGTCGGCTTGCTGCTTATCGACGAGACGAATGGGTAGTAATGCTCGTCGCGTCGCGCGTGCGTGCGTGCAGCAGGGGAGGCGGCGAGGCGCCGCCGACGGTGTCGTCCACGCGGCCAAGCTGGCtgcggctgcggcggcggcggagccTCACCAAGGCCACACGCAGACCACGAGGCGGAGCAAGGTGGCCGACTCCGGAGCCTACGCGCAggccgcggcggcggcgaggaggtCCTGCTTCGCGCTGGCCAAGCCCGTCGACGACGACCTGTACGGAGTCCCTCCCGACATGCTCTACGgaaagccgccgccgccgggagcgAGGGTACGTAGTACGTACGCACTTACGCTCATTACTAGCCATGATTTATTTGCTGTCCATTTTGCATCGGGAAAAAACGAAAAAAAATGCATGCTACCTTAA